The proteins below come from a single Columba livia isolate bColLiv1 breed racing homer chromosome 26, bColLiv1.pat.W.v2, whole genome shotgun sequence genomic window:
- the RPA2 gene encoding replication protein A 32 kDa subunit: MQSPGGFGSPAGTQGERKQRIRSQSILPCTVSQLLAAEHMEETFRIRDTEISQVTIVGLIRHAEKAPTNVLYKVDDMTAAPMDVRQWVDTDEAGSENVVVPPGTYVKIAGHVRSFQNKKSLVAFKIMPLENMNEFTSHMLEVVHAHMVLRKSHMPAYRVPQSFSSAGTVDMEGYGGGSSLAVNGLTAHQSQVLNLIKNCPVPEGMSLQELKLQLQNMSMSTIKQAVEFLSSEGHIYSTVDDDHYKSTDTE, encoded by the exons ATGCAGTCCCCGGGGGGCTTCGGCTCCCCCGCTGGCACCCAGGGGGAGAGGAAGCAG CGGATCCGCTCCCAGAGCATCCTGCCCTGCACCGTGTCGCAGCTGCTGGCGGCGGAGCACATGGAGGAGACGTTCCGCATCCGAGACACGGAGATCTCCCAG GTCACCATCGTGGGGCTCATTCGACACGCCGAGAAAGCACCGACAAACGTTCTCTACAAAGTGGACGACATGACGGCGGCTCCGATGGATGTCAGGCAGTGGGTCGATACCGAC GAGGCAGGTAGTGAGAACGTTGTGGTGCCTCCAGGAACTTACGTAAAAATAGCTGGTCACGTCCGGTCGTTCCAG aaTAAGAAAAGCTTGGTGGCATTTAAGATCATGCCtctggaaaacatgaatgagttCACCTCACACATGCTAGAGGTTGTCCACGCACATATGGTCCTCAGGAAAAGTCATATG CCAGCATATAGAGTCCCTCAGTCGTTTTCCTCTGCTGGGACGGTTGACATGGAGGGCTatggaggaggcagcagcctggctgtgaATGGACTCACAGCCCATCAGAGCCAG GTGCTGAACTTGATTAAAAACTGCCCTGTCCCCGAAGGGATGAGCCTGCAGGAGTTGAAACTTCAGCTCCAAAATATGAGCATGTCAACAATCAA gcAAGCTGTTGAATTCCTCAGCAGTGAGGGACACATCTACTCTACTGTGGATGACGATCACTACAAGTCCACAGATACCGAGTGA